From Anopheles darlingi chromosome 2, idAnoDarlMG_H_01, whole genome shotgun sequence, the proteins below share one genomic window:
- the LOC125959643 gene encoding uncharacterized protein LOC125959643: MMLIRFVCCIAAFVVIDPTGADFATRERIRIHREWLERRAAKRLNASGIALTTPRTAYMRKLIKFKNENEPLSENDVSFVPHFEMGGGNGAVGIDNGADVGYPPRPEKELLTGDAERYRYEIVSEHEAAPTEASSKEKSRASSQSASEPTNPLVYVIQPAVEIPTENLDRHHTAYEVTKSIGAATQKTETTERIDATVKASHNANQNPNVENEPVAEADDSTSGYKFKTTTDRDHSETTSLESSSEHNHSTNGLDHSASTLDHRDPLSTSSVDVITVRHLFGPWSNWTPCSRSCGGGVKMQYRACLKREYINGKKSSKQPVESVECNGIIKRYHLCNEQNCPASDGDFRDQQCTSFNNQSFEGKRYIWEAFIKEDAECELNCKPIGMRYFATLNKTVIDGTSCAKPMDYFRRSNGRRGICVEGVCKV, encoded by the exons ATTCATCGAGAATGGTTAGAAAGACGAGCTGCGAAACGATTGAATGCCAGCGGGATAGCCTTGACGACCCCCAGAACGGCCTATATGAGGAAACTAATCAAATTcaagaacgaaaacgaaccgCTGTCAGAGAACGATGTTTCTTTCGTTCCTCATTTTGAGATGGGCGGCGGTAATGGTGCAGTCGGTATCGATAATGGTGCAGATGTTGGTTATCCTCCGCGACCGGAAAAAGAGCTTTTGACTGGTGATGCCGAACGCTATAGGTATGAGATCGTCAGCGAGCATGAAGCTGCACCAACGGAAGCCAGTTCGAAGGAAAAGTCACGCGCGAGTTCGCAGAGTGCGAGCGAACCGACAAACCCGTTAGTTTATGTGATTCAACCTGCTGTTGAAATACCAACTGAGAATCTGGATCGGCATCACACTGCCTATGAAGTTACCAAGTCGATCGGAGCTGCCACCCAAAAGACGGAAACGACCGAACGAATTGATGCTACAGTTAAAGCGAGTCACAACGCAAACCAGAATCCGAATGTCGAGAACGAGCCTGTCGCTGAGGCGGATGATTCTACTTCCGGttataaatttaaaacaaccACCGACAGGGATCATTCTGAGACAACAAGTTTAGAATCTTCTTCAGAGCATAACCACAGCACGAATGGCTTAGATCATTCAGCAAGTACACTGGACCACCGCGATCCTTTGTCAACGTCTTCAGTAGACGTGATAACAGTCAGGCATCTGTTTGGACCGTGGAGCAACTGGACACCATGCTCGAGATCTTGTGGAGGAGGTGTGAAGATGCAGTATCGAGCATGCCTGAAGAGAGA GTATATCAATGGTAAAAAAAGCTCAAAACAGCCAGTGGAAAGTGTTGAATGCAATGGAATCATTAAAAGATATCACTTGTGCAACGAACAG AATTGTCCAGCTAGTGATGGTGATTTCCGGGATCAACAGTGTACTAGTTTTAACAATCAGTCATTTGAAGGGAAACGATACATCTGGGAAGCATTCATAAAAG AGGATGCCGAGTGTGAGCTGAATTGCAAACCGATTGGAATGCGTTATTTTGCAACTTTGAATAAAACAGTTATAGATGGAACTTCCTGCGCCAAACCCATGGACTATTTTCGTCGTAGCAATGGAAGGAGAGGCATCTGTGTGGAAGGAGTGTGTAAGGTATGA
- the LOC125950921 gene encoding A disintegrin and metalloproteinase with thrombospondin motifs 7-like produces the protein MFSKNTIIQILAATVLVAVHNTGVISGTFMNNGAVRCGATLCRPIFGIYTKTNPHNGYIPVTIIPAGAFNITITEVKNSQNYLALKAKDQQFFINGDYTISLSGQYTAAGTVFDYHRLDGLSNGSKSSLRNVEGITEWVTAVGPTSEPVQVFLLSQYTNPGVKYEYLLPVSANPPEPSSSMEDPVPEVGNEISEKANVRVPKQRLVVTQNNNGSTTARGPRKRKYLWKVIGFSACSKSCGGGVQQPIIKCVRESPTRVFSAKRCAHLQQPILNENLMRCNTQPCPAYWKLGEWDQCNCEEKYDEVVLRTREVKCVQELLSGIVIQVNSGACMDDVPSSTESCECSRVIKSTTTPAPQVEPPRYKPTAGSNQHHRGHRGHQQHSLHHATERSDSNAVVSTQNDGSSSPATVISRDHGRQRQDMSHIHHRAESKKTGVWLTANWSTRCSTTCGVGLQTRSIFCDRSSSHNSERCDLRLMPETSRECTSDRACEFGEWFTGPWTLCSGDCFNLTRSRSVLCIRNEHIAQVSECDHTTRPISNEPCDSEAFDECKPRWHYSEWTECTKPCGGGNQRRVVKCLEFNLRAGVLQESVSCRYADRPTAYRVCNEDSCPSTKVTSAPTATSSSTSSQPNMDSDDYSVDLMLNDEECRDEFPNCSVVVKAKLCGYDYYKQACCVTCRHQRN, from the exons atgttttcgaaaaatacAATAATTCAGATCCTTGCCGCTACAGTACTGGTG GCCGTACACAACACGGGCGTCATATCAGGAACGTTTATGAACAATGGCGCCGTCAGGTGTGGAGCAACACTTTGTCGTCCAATATTCGGCATCTATACGAAGACCAACCCTCACAACGGTTACATTCCCGTAACCATTATACCGGCTGGAGCGTTCAACATCACAATAACCGAAGTGAAAAACAGTCAAAACTATCTTG CACTGAAAGCGAAGGATCAGCAGTTTTTCATCAACGGAGACTACACGATTTCACTGAGTGGACAGTACACAGCTGCAGGCACCGTGTTCGATTATCATCGGCTCGATGGGCTCAGTAACGGTTCCAAGAGTAGTCTCCGTAATGTGGAAGGCATCACGGAGTGGGTGACCGCTGTTGGGCCAACGAGTGAACCGGTTCAGGTGTTTCTGCTCTCCCAGTACACAAACCCGGGTGTTAAGTATGAGTATCTGCTACCGGTCAGTGCTAATCCGCCAGAGCCTTCGTCATCGATGGAAGACCCCGTCCCGGAAG TCGGGAATGAAATCTCAGAGAAGGCCAACGTGCGTGTTCCAAAGCAACGGCTTGTAGTAactcaaaacaacaacggtagTACGACCGCTAGAGGTCCACGCAAGCGGAAATATCTTTGGAAGGTAATAGGATTCAGCGCCTGCAGTAAGTCCTGCGGTGGTGGGGTCCAGCAGCCCATCATCAAATGTGTCCGCGAGTCTCCAACGCGAGTCTTCTCCGCCAAACGTTGTGCTCATCTGCAGCAACCGATATTGAACGAAAATCTGATGCGCTGCAACACTCAACCGTGTCCAGCATATTGGAAGCTTGGTGAATGGGATCAATGCAACTGTGAGGAGAAATACGATGAGGTTGTGCTCAGGACACGTGAGGTCAAGTGTGTCCAAGAACTATTATCTGGCATCGTGATCCAAGTTAACAGTGGTGCCTGCATGGACGATGTACCCTCAAGCACGGAAAGCTGTGAATGTTCACGCGTTATCAAATCAACGACCACGCCAGCACCTCAGGTAGAACCTCCACGATATAAACCTACAGCCGGAAGCAATCAACATCATCGAGGACATCGTGGACACCAACAGCATAGCCTGCACCACGCTACAGAGAGAAGCGATAGTAACGCCGTGGTTAGTACACAGAATGACGGCAGCAGCTCACCGGCCACGGTCATCAGTAGAGATCATGGTCGTCAGCGGCAGGACATGAGCCACATTCATCATCGAGCGGAATCAAAGAAAACAGGCGTTTGGTTGACGGCCAACTGGAGCACACGATGCTCTACGACCTGTGGTGTTGGATTGCAAACCCGCTCGATCTTCTGTGATCGTAGCTCCTCGCACAACTCGGAACGTTGTGACCTCCGTCTAATGCCGGAAACATCTCGAGAGTGCACCAGCGATCGGGCATGCGAGTTTGGTGAATGGTTTACGGGACCCTGGACTCTT TGTTCTGGCGATTGCTTCAACTTAACCCGCTCCCGGTCGGTACTGTGTATACGCAATGAGCACATTGCGCAAGTTAGCGAATGCGATCACACGACACGACCCATATCGAACGAACCATGTGACTCCGAGGCGTTCGATGAATGTAAACCTCGGTGGCACTATTCGGAATGGACAGAG TGTACCAAACCATGCGGCGGAGGCAATCAGAGGCGAGTCGTAAAATGCCTTGAGTTCAATTTGCGAGCAGGAGTGCTACAAGAATCGGTGAGCTGCCGTTATGCTGATCGACCTACGGCCTATCGGGTGTGCAACGAGGACAGTTGTCCGTCGACGAAGGTTACTTCGGCGCCAACAGCTACTAGCTCTTCGACATCATCTCAACCGAACATGGATTCGGATGATTATAGCGTCGATTTGATGCTGAACGATGAAGAATGTCGCGATGAGTTCCCGAATTGCTCTGTCGTTGTGAAAGCAAAGCTTTGTGGCTACGATTACTATAAACAAGCATGCTGCGTGACATGCCGGCATCAGAGGAACTAG